The DNA sequence tgacaGTTGGGATTGTCACGTGAAAATTGATGTGCTATGGTGGTAGAGAGGaaaatggatggatggatggagTTGGACAAGTTGTGGCCCCTGATATACCCCGTCAAACTCAAACATGTATACATGCCAAGTTGCCAATCACATCTGTTTGTCTTATTCTCTAACAACCAAACTTTTTACATATTTCGTCAAATTAACGTGCCCACTTTTCATTTCCATATATTAAGGTCATATAATATAACCAAGTTTAGAATCGATATAAATGAAGGCTAAGATAAactatgtttaatttaaatttgcgAAGTCTATCCACAATATAGACAATAGAAAATGGATTTGGTGTATTCTATGCCGTCCCACTTTATTTCATCCAAAAATGGAGTGGATTTGTTTCCcatagggtgcgtttggtacgcagacggaacggaacggaacgggacgggacgggacgggacggaacgggacgggacgggacggaacgaaggtgtaatttttgaaaaatacatggggtatatttgtcttaaaatggtaaaacattgcgtTCCAcaaacgtggaacaaacccgttccagggggggaggtggaacgcaaaaacactcaaaatctgtcccgtggaacagcccgttccacccatttttggcgcaccaaacgcgggacggaacgcctcgtcccgttccgtcccgtcccgtcccacgtaccaaacgcacccataAAGCACGTCGAGAAGACCGTATATCAATTATTTTCAAACTTTGACATTTGAcatagttttctttttcttatcgCCAACTTTGCGTAGCTACGCGTTTTGgttaaaattataattattagAAGGCTTCCTTAACTTAGTTTCCATACATTTCCATAAACTAAGTTATAGTTTATACATTAATCAACTTGCACACGTCTGGGCAATTTGTCaaacaatttaaataaaaactatttacaatattttgattaaaaaattcTACAAAATTGTAacattgttgaccctaaaaactaccaagtctACGTGGTGCGCATgtcgagtaattaataagctaactacgtcattcgattgtgtacggggcgtgccaacttgtcGGCTGAGCTTGGCTAGgaagtaaaatgtgttgatgtctCGTTGGGCACGCTGCTGACTTattgatcttgcgactgcggccgaggaaggaacacgtctcggccttcggggttttagaacctgaagacaaggctgctaatctTGAGAAATTCATGGATCGTCAGTGCCAGGTTCAatcacggtgattatattcggAAGAGTAAAAgcacggtgattatattcgtaagagtataagcatgctGAACTGGCACCAAACTATAcggacacaagtactcaaaagagatgtatgtcttgatggtaaatgtggttcgaccgtcaaaatgccaaactctaaaacttacttgtgaatatccaatcataaaacaactcgatGTTCAGTGTGCCGAGCCCAATAATCTGTAACACATCACTTCGCCAAGAAgattgatgagatgacctctgccaataaggactcgaaaatctttcttgaccgagacttggataggtaaccaatcgATCTCGgagcagtgctgtttatccaaactgaaggtgcttcgcgGTCGAATGGTTCTACGActacagtgctgtttatccaaattgaagatgttcaTCGGTTACCTTTATagtgatgtttatccaaactgaagatgtgttggcgagaaaggaaaataaaaatctcaaggttgttgagaggttgcgcatagagcgagagtttgcgcagggcagtttatgtgttgaattggagacccttgaatgatgcactccctcctctatttatagcagtgAGAACCCCTATGGCCGAACTAGAAACGTATTAGGATTAGAACTCCCAAATCTAATCTGGTTAGGATTCGGCCAATCCTACTTTCCATAAGACTCTAAACCAAACCTTTAAACAAACCAGGTTCATCTCCTAATCCCAAGTACTTTAGCTTTGAGACTCCTTATTACACCAGGATTCGACTATTTCACATTTATATGAAATAATCCTCCTCGTAGCAAGATTCAGCCAACCTCAACAGGGCCGGCCAATGACAAGATTCTAAACAAACACCTTTGGGCCAAGGATATTTCTGAGCTCGGCCCAAAATGACATTTTGAGTCCAAACAAACATATGTTGTGAAGGCAAAGCTAGCATATGATAAATTTTGTTTGTGATAAATGCTAAGAAGACTCGCTCAAAAAGTAAGTCTTCGCAAATTCACTAGCCACGTATGGATTTGATTTAATACAATAAATATAACCATTGTATAATGGAAAAAGAACTTGCAACAATAACTACGAGTTTTGAAGACCCAAAACGTCAAGCTGACTTCCACCAAGCCCACTTTGCCGGCGACCTCTACCCTCTAGTCGGAAGCTTTGCCCACAAAGTGTTCTCTCGAAACCGGCCGGAGTTCCCTTCATAAACGCCGGCACTATGCGCAGTCCATTATTTTCTAGTAAAAATATAAGCAACATACCCTGCTAAGGCCACCACAATGTGAAGACCTGTATTTTagaaatacatatatatggtAAATAATAGTGTTAGTATtgagctatatatatattttcagcaGGTAacttattaaatttattatagttaattttcgTACTCTATGGATTACACAAGTCAGCCAAGAAAATGTTATTTTTGGGCCCATTTCTTGAACAGTTCCAACGACACAGGATTTCTGATTTTCTTCCGTATACTGGAAGTTATGAGTTtgaaactttgaataccatcatgacaaactttgaataccatgaAGACAAATTTTGTCCATATTAAAcgacaaaatttaaaaagtcCACTActgaaaaaatgaaagttgCTGCCACCGTAGCCACCATGGAATCCGGCGAACCATCACCAAGGTCACCAGAATCGCAAATTATACATTccaaaatttctatatttagaaaaaaaaattcatatgaaGAGTGATTTTGAAATGCCAACaataattttccattttttctccAATTTACTATAATCTTTTGGTTTCTTGCAATATTTGGGCCGGATGAAGAGCTGTCTACGTAAGGCGACATTGACTATATATTAATGGGCTGATTTTACGAGCTGGTGTTGGCGGGCTTTAAAGGAGCCCAATTCAACAATTCATCAGCGGTGACAACTCACAACCTTAACCCGACCACATAGGATCTCAACCCAACCAACCCAGATcctaaaacacacacacactcactgtGTATCTGTTTCTCTAGAAAAACAGTTGGAGCTTGGAGTAAACGTTTGAAGTTTGAACCCATAAACCCTATCCCTCATCTGCGAGTCCCTCTCCTCGTTTCTCTCACGATGAGAGGCTTAATCTCAAACGCGAAGCTCCTGGCAAGCAGCAGGCCATGGGCCCCATCTCTGCGCAGCTACAGCTTGATTCCGATGGTCATTGAGCACTCCTCCAGAGGGGAACGCGCGTACGACATCTTCTCCCGCCTCCTCAAGGAGCGGATCATCTGCATCAACGGCCCCATCAACGACGACACCTCCCACGTCGTCGTCGCGCAGCTTCTCTTCTTGGAATCCGAGAACCCGTCCAAGCCCATCCACATGTACCTCAATTCCCCCGGTGGTCACGTCACTGCAGGTCCTTTTATCGCTTCCCatcttttatttctgtttatTTTACTGAAATTCTCGTGCTTTAATTGGTAGATATTGTTTTGGTTTTCTATTTGTCGATTGCAATTTGAACATGTCAGAAATGCGATGGAGGGTTTTGTTTTCTCATTTTAACCCATTCTGACGTCCATTTACAACGTGATTTACCCTTTTATATGTTTGGTGGTTGTTTATTGTTATATTACCAGTTGAGTGAATTGATATTTGCGGTAAGGATGATTGTAAATCATAAGCATTATCAGGGAGAACCTTGAGATTTTCTTATGACTTCACAATCTATTAAGTTGTCGAGTGGAATTTGATTCTACAAACCGTCACAAAATCAAACTGTTAGACAAGTCATTGACTTGCATAATCATTATACGGTAGCTTAATAGTTGATGATGGATCTCCATTCAAAACAGGCCTTTTAAATTACCATTGTATGACCATGTACGCGAAATATCACCAGTATTGAGGCACTCACTTTGTAGTTGTACACTCCGACATGGGTCCTTTTCACCGTAATATTACATAGTATCTGAACTCTATCTTGGCTACTACAGATGTATCCttacaacaaacaacaacaacaacaacaacaacaaagccttatcccaccaAGTGGGCTCGGCTGTATCCTAGAACGCtactgcgctcggttttgtgccaAGTCTTCCGTTACCTCCAAGTACTCTgtgtcttttcttaaagtctctttccaagtcttGCTAGGTCTTCTTCTACCCCTTTTGACACTAGCCTCCACCTCATAATCGCTTTGTATGGGATTATATGTATTGGACATTTAAGGAAAATGCTGTATGAGTTTTGTTAAGGTAGATGTAGATGTAGGTTCTTATGGAATTAGAGTTTTGGCAACCAGACAAGTTGTGTCTGCATAACTTTACGAGAATGTTAAGAAGAAAAACTAGGTATCACAACCATGAATAGAGTTGTGTCTTGCACTTCTTCAGTTTCTTGAAGTGTCTCAATATTTGACATGCTTAAAAGCATGCAAGTCTATGCTCCATTAGTCTTTCACAATAAGAATCAAGGTCGCCAAAACTGAGGACTAACCACATAACTGCTACAGagctcttttattattttatccaTCTTCAAATTTGCCGTCTAGAAACTGAAGGCTTTGGAGCCGAGACTTACGTGCTCTCCTAAAGCATACTGAAAAGGTAGATACAAATTGAAGGGGAAACAAGACATGGCTAAAGCCATACTTGATTATgatgttccaaatcatactCCACGAAATTAGGATAAATGGAGGGGGGCCGGGgggggcggggggggggggggtgggcaGGAATCAGTTTTAGTTTAAGCTATTCCGATAAAATACAGAAAGTCAAAGAGTTTATACTACAAACGTTATTACAACGCAATGCTTCTGATTTAATTTTTGAACAGTATTGCTATGTTTTGTTCTATACATAAATAAAGAAATAGACGAGACTCAATGCACGATTTGGTTAAAATTCACAAGCATTGTTACACGGTGATGATTATGTATTAGTTCATACAGGTCTTGCAATTTATGATACGATGCAGTACATTCGGTCACCAATCAGTACCATTTGTTTGGGCCAAGCTGCATCAATGGCTTCTCTTCTCTTAGCTGCGGGCGCCAAGGGTGAGAGGCGGTCTCTCCCAAATGCTTCAGTTATGATTCATCAGCCTTCAGGCGGGTACAGCGGACAAGCAAAAGATATGACAATTCACACGAAGCAGATGGTTCGTGTCTGGGATTCCCTTAATGCGTTGTACTCGAAGCATACGGGGCAACCAGTAGATGTAGTTGAGAAGAATATGGACAGGGATAATTTTATGACCCCAGAAGAGGCAAAGGCATTCGGAATCATTGATGAGGTGATTGGTGAAAGACCAATGGCTCTGGTGACTGATGCTGTTGCCAATGAAGG is a window from the Malus domestica chromosome 16, GDT2T_hap1 genome containing:
- the LOC103425601 gene encoding ATP-dependent Clp protease proteolytic subunit 2, mitochondrial-like, with product MRGLISNAKLLASSRPWAPSLRSYSLIPMVIEHSSRGERAYDIFSRLLKERIICINGPINDDTSHVVVAQLLFLESENPSKPIHMYLNSPGGHVTAGLAIYDTMQYIRSPISTICLGQAASMASLLLAAGAKGERRSLPNASVMIHQPSGGYSGQAKDMTIHTKQMVRVWDSLNALYSKHTGQPVDVVEKNMDRDNFMTPEEAKAFGIIDEVIGERPMALVTDAVANEGKEKDKSSK